One part of the Bacillus sp. FJAT-45350 genome encodes these proteins:
- a CDS encoding potassium channel family protein has protein sequence MRKQFAVIGLGRFGSSVCKELYNLGHEVLAIDTNDEKINEMTKYSTHAVIGNGTDEKALQSIGIRNFDHVVVAIGDDIQSSILCTLVLKEMGIANVWVKAQNHYHHRVLEKIGADRIVHPEKDMGIRIAQHLVSEKIIDYIELSEDYSIVELIATAKIANQTLIQLDVRAKYGCTILAIKRGENVNISPFPDDKILKDDILIVIGHKNDLKRFEEEGM, from the coding sequence ATGAGAAAACAATTTGCAGTAATTGGGTTAGGGAGATTTGGTAGCAGTGTCTGTAAAGAATTGTATAACTTAGGTCATGAGGTTTTAGCAATTGATACAAACGATGAAAAAATAAACGAAATGACAAAATATTCTACACATGCTGTTATTGGAAATGGAACAGATGAAAAAGCGCTACAATCAATTGGTATTCGAAACTTCGACCATGTTGTTGTGGCTATTGGAGACGACATCCAATCTAGTATTCTATGTACACTTGTCCTTAAAGAAATGGGTATTGCAAATGTATGGGTCAAGGCCCAAAATCACTATCACCACCGAGTGTTAGAAAAAATTGGCGCAGACCGTATAGTCCATCCAGAAAAAGACATGGGTATCCGAATCGCTCAACACTTAGTGTCTGAGAAAATCATTGATTATATCGAGCTTTCTGAGGATTATAGTATAGTAGAGTTAATTGCAACAGCAAAAATCGCTAACCAAACATTAATCCAATTAGACGTTCGTGCAAAATACGGCTGTACGATTCTAGCTATAAAACGAGGAGAAAATGTAAATATCTCTCCTTTCCCAGATGACAAAATCCTAAAAGACGATATCCTCATTGTTATTGGGCATAAAAATGACTTAAAGAGATTTGAAGAAGAGGGAATGTAG
- a CDS encoding type II restriction enzyme, whose amino-acid sequence MSQKTKNDVAWEFLFDKYNIVQRIERDGFYRIAANDIREVREPRLMCKFDHRTSLPQPFKETKLSILPLSRSEYVIGNFEIFEKVKYNKDQIPTRVSIPDFIDTIKRDDLYSESAALHAAHVSGMFQHVLELNRNAPLLQTVSGRMGSKHFNYEVNLAHEGSFSINVEGSQIEIDGGYETKDSFLIVEAKKETVKDFNIRQLFYPYRVWKNKTNKNIIPIFFTHSNDIFSFFVYTFDDDQVFNSIRLLKQQDFIIDNEKITIEEVLHLAHSTPLVEERTDIPFPQADTFERVVDLLGLLYEREMSPNDIAENYDFNGRQSYYHADAGVYLGLIEKVKKNRTTYFKLSNKGRNIMSMSYKAKYMSLISSILEHAPFNVAFQEWVPNQFLNKERRIEIMKENKANVNPNNSTIIRRSQSVQKWSEWIYRLTQI is encoded by the coding sequence ATGTCTCAAAAGACAAAAAATGATGTTGCGTGGGAGTTTCTTTTTGATAAATATAATATTGTGCAGCGTATTGAGCGAGATGGATTTTATCGTATAGCAGCGAATGACATACGTGAAGTACGCGAACCTCGATTAATGTGTAAATTCGATCATAGGACGAGCTTACCACAACCGTTTAAAGAAACGAAATTATCGATTCTTCCTCTCTCTCGGAGCGAATATGTAATCGGCAACTTCGAGATTTTCGAAAAGGTTAAATACAATAAAGATCAAATTCCTACCCGTGTTAGCATTCCTGATTTTATTGATACAATTAAACGTGATGACTTGTACTCTGAAAGCGCAGCTCTCCATGCAGCTCATGTTTCAGGAATGTTTCAACATGTACTAGAACTAAATAGAAACGCTCCTCTTTTACAAACTGTGTCAGGGAGAATGGGTTCAAAGCATTTCAACTATGAAGTTAACCTTGCTCATGAAGGTTCCTTTTCAATCAACGTAGAGGGTTCTCAAATTGAGATTGATGGAGGATATGAAACGAAAGACTCCTTTCTAATCGTTGAGGCCAAGAAGGAAACTGTGAAGGACTTTAATATTCGCCAATTATTCTATCCTTACCGTGTTTGGAAGAACAAAACGAATAAAAATATTATACCAATATTCTTCACACACTCTAATGACATCTTTAGTTTCTTTGTCTATACATTTGACGACGACCAAGTGTTTAATTCTATTCGCTTACTGAAGCAGCAAGATTTTATTATTGATAACGAGAAAATAACAATAGAAGAAGTCCTACATCTCGCACACTCCACACCCCTTGTCGAAGAAAGAACGGATATCCCCTTTCCACAAGCGGATACATTTGAAAGAGTCGTAGATTTATTAGGGTTACTTTATGAACGAGAAATGAGTCCCAACGATATTGCTGAGAATTACGACTTTAATGGTAGACAATCTTATTACCACGCAGATGCTGGAGTTTATTTAGGCCTCATTGAAAAAGTCAAAAAGAATAGAACCACTTATTTCAAACTAAGTAACAAAGGTCGAAACATTATGTCTATGTCATACAAAGCAAAATATATGTCACTCATCTCTTCTATATTAGAACATGCTCCATTCAATGTTGCATTTCAAGAATGGGTTCCTAACCAGTTCCTAAATAAGGAAAGACGAATCGAGATTATGAAAGAAAATAAAGCAAATGTAAATCCAAATAATAGTACGATTATACGTAGGTCGCAGTCTGTTCAAAAATGGTCAGAGTGGATATATCGATTAACACAAATTTAA
- a CDS encoding YjcZ family sporulation protein, translating to MTHGYTGGFALIVVLFILLIIVGSAYVGVGY from the coding sequence ATGACACACGGATATACTGGCGGTTTCGCGTTAATCGTAGTGTTGTTCATTCTATTAATCATTGTAGGTTCTGCTTACGTAGGTGTAGGCTACTAA
- a CDS encoding Na+/H+ antiporter NhaC family protein: MIGTIFSLIPPLLAIVMVLLTRRVILSLGVGVISAALLLESFSPVATVSTILASIRDIFISDGGLNTWNVYILLFLFLLGIISAFITISGGSRAFGEWALKRVKTRVGAQIVTAFLGIIIFIDDYFNALAVGQVSRPITDRHRVSRAKLAYIIDSTSAPICVVSPISSWGAYIIGIIGTIFATHQITQYTAFSAFIQMIPLNFYVITAILLVFVTAIFNINIGSMKRHEQMAVKTGQTYNTDKGKIPGELSEDLPVSKKGTVLNLIVPIIALVIGTVGAMIYTGIEGTDGTATILDIFENTDVATALLYGGIFSVVISFILFLTQKDLSAGVSGLAVKAGIKSMLPAVYILIFAWSIVDLIGQLETGQYLAGLVENSNINIGWLPAILFVIAGIMAFSTGTSWGTFGLMLPIAGQIMAVIDVSLLLPALAAVLAGSVFGDHCSPISDTTILSSTGAGCHHVDHVITQLPYAVIAGVISVIGYIVLGLTGSMIISLVTLLVTFVIVMIALITLTRKQSY, from the coding sequence TTGATAGGAACTATTTTTTCATTAATCCCCCCTCTTCTTGCCATTGTGATGGTTCTCTTAACAAGAAGAGTAATTTTATCATTGGGTGTCGGGGTTATATCTGCAGCCTTACTACTTGAGAGCTTTTCTCCGGTTGCTACAGTCTCAACAATCCTTGCTAGTATAAGAGATATTTTCATCTCTGATGGTGGGTTAAATACATGGAATGTCTACATTCTATTATTCTTATTTCTATTAGGAATTATTTCAGCATTTATTACGATTTCAGGCGGAAGTCGTGCATTCGGGGAATGGGCATTAAAGAGAGTCAAAACAAGAGTTGGAGCGCAAATTGTTACAGCATTCCTTGGCATTATCATTTTTATTGATGATTATTTTAATGCATTAGCTGTAGGACAAGTTAGCCGTCCGATTACTGATAGACACCGTGTATCTCGTGCAAAATTGGCCTATATTATTGATTCAACATCTGCCCCAATCTGTGTTGTTTCACCTATTTCAAGTTGGGGAGCATATATTATCGGGATTATCGGGACGATCTTTGCTACACATCAGATTACTCAATATACTGCCTTTTCAGCATTTATTCAAATGATTCCATTAAACTTCTATGTTATTACTGCTATTTTATTAGTTTTTGTTACAGCAATTTTCAATATTAATATTGGTAGTATGAAAAGACATGAACAAATGGCAGTGAAAACTGGTCAAACGTATAATACTGATAAGGGTAAGATTCCTGGTGAATTATCTGAAGACTTACCAGTAAGCAAAAAAGGAACAGTTCTTAATCTGATTGTTCCTATCATAGCACTAGTTATCGGTACAGTTGGAGCTATGATTTATACTGGAATTGAAGGTACTGATGGTACTGCAACCATTCTAGATATTTTCGAAAATACAGATGTAGCAACGGCTTTACTTTATGGTGGTATATTTAGTGTAGTGATTAGCTTTATTTTATTCTTAACTCAAAAAGATTTGTCGGCTGGGGTATCCGGTCTTGCTGTTAAAGCAGGGATTAAGAGTATGCTTCCTGCCGTGTATATCCTTATTTTCGCATGGAGTATCGTTGATTTAATTGGTCAGTTAGAAACGGGTCAATATCTTGCAGGATTAGTAGAGAATTCTAACATTAACATTGGTTGGTTACCTGCTATCCTATTTGTTATCGCTGGAATTATGGCATTCTCTACGGGGACGTCATGGGGAACATTTGGCTTAATGCTACCAATCGCTGGACAAATTATGGCTGTTATCGATGTTTCTCTATTATTACCAGCATTAGCTGCTGTCCTAGCAGGCTCTGTATTTGGAGACCATTGTTCACCAATTTCTGATACAACGATTCTCTCTTCTACTGGCGCAGGCTGTCATCACGTTGATCACGTAATTACACAGCTCCCTTATGCTGTTATTGCAGGAGTGATTTCAGTAATTGGATATATTGTTCTTGGATTAACAGGAAGCATGATAATAAGTTTAGTGACATTATTAGTAACCTTTGTCATCGTCATGATTGCTCTCATTACGTTAACTAGAAAACAATCATACTAA
- a CDS encoding FUSC family protein, which translates to MHDIFKFKFMGARVIKTGLAVLITAWICLLLELPAIFAVITAIVSIERTASDSIRKGLIRFPASAIGAAVSISFAYMFGESAMTYAFAATLTIIICNSLKLQEGALVAVLTAVAMVPSIESQYLLTFLSRLGTTSIGLFIATIVNIAILPPKFTGLINTKLDSLFIASSTVLKESIEQILNQEIKYTKSASKTYLKLREGGDDVLKLSRAQRQEWKYHKVKKKDLRKFYDSQKRLNLLERIILHLGNLQYMNQKVEFTPEQKNLIENLLESMVKILQDEKHQIPDNHYLYIDELDIRFKYQSNKQPSNQEQFYHHFTPIVIIFYELLSLHDTLEELEQLVRSE; encoded by the coding sequence ATGCATGACATATTTAAATTTAAATTTATGGGAGCCCGTGTTATTAAAACCGGTTTAGCTGTGTTAATAACTGCTTGGATTTGCTTGCTGTTAGAATTACCTGCCATCTTTGCTGTAATTACTGCCATCGTTTCTATTGAAAGAACAGCATCTGATTCGATACGGAAAGGTTTAATTCGTTTCCCAGCATCTGCGATTGGTGCTGCTGTTTCAATTAGTTTCGCTTACATGTTTGGTGAATCAGCTATGACATACGCATTTGCTGCAACGCTAACGATCATTATCTGTAATAGCTTAAAATTACAAGAAGGAGCTTTAGTTGCCGTATTAACTGCAGTAGCAATGGTCCCTTCGATTGAAAGTCAATATTTATTAACATTCTTATCACGCTTAGGAACTACATCGATTGGGTTGTTCATCGCAACAATTGTCAATATCGCAATTTTACCACCAAAATTTACTGGGCTTATCAATACGAAGCTTGATTCACTTTTTATCGCAAGTAGTACTGTGTTAAAAGAATCGATCGAACAGATCCTAAATCAAGAAATTAAATACACGAAGTCCGCTTCAAAAACATACTTAAAGCTAAGAGAAGGTGGCGATGACGTTCTTAAACTCTCTCGTGCCCAAAGACAAGAATGGAAATACCATAAAGTGAAGAAAAAAGACCTAAGAAAATTTTATGACTCTCAAAAAAGACTTAACCTTCTAGAGCGAATCATTCTACATCTCGGCAACTTACAATACATGAATCAAAAAGTTGAATTTACCCCTGAACAAAAGAATCTTATTGAAAACCTTTTAGAATCAATGGTGAAAATTCTTCAAGATGAAAAACATCAAATACCTGATAACCATTATTTATATATTGATGAGCTAGACATCCGATTCAAATATCAGAGTAATAAACAACCAAGTAACCAAGAACAGTTTTACCATCACTTCACACCTATTGTCATCATCTTCTACGAACTACTTTCCCTTCATGATACACTTGAGGAACTAGAGCAACTGGTGAGGAGTGAGTAA
- a CDS encoding serine hydrolase domain-containing protein, translating into MVRNNKRRVLLLTGLFIMLASSLIGCKKNTTSTVETTWETYETPEEAGFSSEKLEEARLYYNSLGSTSAMVIYKGKVLLSWGGVTKKSNAHSVRKSFLSALYGQHVQEGTIDINKTLSELDVIDNTLLSEQEKQARIVDLLTSRSGVFLRAGEESLLMRWNRPERGIHLPGIYFYYNNWDFNVLGSIYKDLTDADVFTEFEERLATPLGMEDYTPEDSYYKYELKRSLHPSYIFRMSTRDMARFGQLYLQNGVWNGKQLIPEQWIKESTSLHAHTPISLYGYGYMWWVADSGKWYDRGLYSAIGRYGQSIDVVPEKELVFVHRVDSDSFLNRNLLYKHVNNSERLKLLDMILDAKVSVTPQ; encoded by the coding sequence ATGGTTCGCAATAATAAGAGGAGAGTTCTTCTACTAACAGGACTTTTTATTATGTTAGCCTCCTCTTTAATAGGCTGCAAAAAAAATACAACATCTACAGTAGAGACGACTTGGGAAACTTATGAAACCCCAGAAGAAGCCGGGTTTTCCAGCGAGAAATTAGAAGAAGCAAGATTGTATTATAATTCTCTTGGTTCTACATCAGCAATGGTAATTTATAAAGGGAAAGTCCTTCTTTCATGGGGGGGTGTGACAAAAAAAAGTAATGCCCATTCGGTAAGAAAAAGCTTCCTCAGTGCCTTATATGGTCAACATGTTCAAGAAGGTACAATCGATATTAATAAAACATTATCAGAACTCGATGTAATTGATAATACATTACTTTCAGAACAAGAAAAGCAGGCTAGAATTGTTGATTTATTAACCTCACGTTCAGGTGTATTTTTACGAGCTGGTGAAGAATCATTGTTGATGAGGTGGAACCGTCCAGAGCGCGGCATCCACCTTCCTGGGATTTATTTTTATTATAATAATTGGGATTTTAATGTGTTAGGGTCGATTTATAAAGACCTAACAGATGCTGATGTGTTTACTGAGTTTGAGGAGCGACTTGCAACACCACTTGGAATGGAAGATTATACTCCTGAAGATTCCTATTATAAGTATGAACTAAAAAGGTCATTACACCCTTCTTATATATTTCGAATGTCCACTAGAGATATGGCTAGATTTGGACAGCTTTATCTTCAAAACGGTGTATGGAATGGTAAGCAACTAATCCCGGAGCAATGGATTAAAGAAAGTACATCGCTACATGCACATACCCCTATCTCTCTATATGGGTATGGATATATGTGGTGGGTTGCTGATTCAGGGAAATGGTATGATCGCGGTCTCTATTCCGCCATTGGTCGTTACGGCCAGTCAATTGATGTCGTACCTGAAAAAGAACTTGTTTTTGTACACCGTGTTGATTCCGATAGTTTCTTAAATAGAAACTTATTGTATAAGCATGTGAATAATAGCGAACGTTTGAAATTGTTAGATATGATTTTGGACGCAAAGGTTTCTGTTACTCCACAATAA
- a CDS encoding YjcZ family sporulation protein — translation MSGYGHTGGFALVVVLFILLIIIGASYVGYGY, via the coding sequence ATGTCAGGTTACGGTCATACAGGTGGATTCGCGTTAGTGGTAGTTCTATTCATTCTATTAATCATCATTGGTGCTTCATATGTAGGATATGGTTACTAA
- a CDS encoding DNA adenine methylase, which yields MNKTSNLQPFLKWAGGKRQLLPVLRQYLPEDYNRYFEPFIGAGALLFDIAPKEAYINDVNQELVNVYQTIRDDVHKLITYLEIHAEKHGQDENYYYIVREWDRNGTIENISLTERAARVLYLNKTCFNGLYRVNSKGQYNVPKGSYKNPNIVNSDVLLTVHDYLNKNNVTITNEDFAKTVLEEAKKGDLVYFDPPYDPVSTTSSFTSYSQTGFGKEEQVRLKDVFVELADRGCYVMLSNSYTDFIRDLYGQANFEAIPVKATRSINSKATSRGKIDEAVILSYVSKDKK from the coding sequence ATGAACAAGACGAGTAATTTACAACCATTTTTAAAATGGGCAGGAGGAAAAAGGCAGCTTTTGCCTGTATTAAGACAATATCTCCCCGAAGATTATAATCGATATTTCGAACCGTTTATTGGTGCGGGAGCATTACTTTTTGATATAGCACCAAAGGAAGCTTATATAAATGACGTCAATCAAGAGCTTGTGAACGTTTATCAGACGATTCGTGACGATGTTCACAAGCTTATTACTTATTTAGAAATACATGCTGAAAAGCACGGACAAGATGAGAATTATTATTATATAGTGAGAGAATGGGACCGTAATGGAACAATTGAGAACATATCTCTAACTGAACGAGCTGCTAGAGTGCTCTACTTAAATAAAACATGCTTTAACGGCTTATACCGAGTAAACTCTAAAGGTCAATATAATGTACCAAAAGGTAGCTATAAAAATCCTAATATTGTAAATTCAGACGTCCTTTTAACTGTCCATGACTATTTAAATAAGAACAACGTAACAATAACAAACGAAGATTTTGCAAAGACTGTATTAGAAGAAGCGAAAAAGGGAGATTTAGTCTATTTTGATCCACCATATGATCCTGTTTCTACTACTTCTTCTTTTACAAGTTATTCCCAAACGGGTTTTGGAAAAGAAGAACAAGTACGTTTGAAGGATGTTTTTGTTGAGCTTGCAGATAGAGGTTGCTATGTCATGCTTTCAAATTCATATACGGACTTTATTCGTGACTTATATGGACAAGCTAACTTTGAAGCGATTCCAGTAAAAGCAACCAGAAGCATTAACTCGAAAGCTACATCCAGAGGGAAAATAGATGAGGCGGTGATACTTAGCTATGTCTCAAAAGACAAAAAATGA
- a CDS encoding aminotransferase family protein: MAKNLMKDDVNVERLKELDKKHYFHPTTPLPEQQSNGPAIIITEGKGIHVKDVQGNQYIDGVSSLWNVNIGYGRKELADAASEQMMKLSYASSFFNNSHDVVIRLSEKLASIAPGDLNVSFFTSGGSESNESAIKIARHYWKLKGQPSKTKVIAFELGYHGVTMGATSATGIPEFGNMTTSNAPGFLHAVPHKTNCELGDKSDPDYGRSIRGIIEKEGAENIAAVILEPIQGVGGIKIPPEGYLKAVRDLCDANGILMMTDEVICGFGRTGKMFGVDHWNVVPDLMSVAKGITSGYIQLGAVMIREGLRDEMAALSDSVFFHGFTYSGHPTACAVALKNLEIIENEDLVGNAKRMGDELLKGLKYLEETHKITARARAIGLMGGIELLADPESNKPFDPGMYAAPAVVEECMKRNLILRPLIFGGQNVVAIAPPFTVTKQDVETIIEKLSDSIKAYEKQIL; this comes from the coding sequence ATGGCGAAGAATTTAATGAAAGATGATGTGAATGTTGAGCGTTTGAAGGAACTTGATAAGAAACATTATTTCCATCCGACAACACCGCTTCCAGAACAGCAAAGTAATGGGCCAGCAATTATTATTACAGAAGGAAAGGGTATACACGTAAAGGACGTACAAGGAAATCAATACATTGATGGTGTATCCTCGCTGTGGAATGTAAATATAGGATATGGTCGTAAAGAACTTGCTGATGCAGCTAGTGAGCAAATGATGAAACTTTCCTATGCGTCTTCGTTCTTTAATAACTCACATGATGTTGTAATCAGGTTATCAGAAAAATTAGCTAGTATAGCCCCAGGAGACTTAAATGTAAGTTTCTTCACTTCGGGAGGTTCAGAATCGAATGAAAGTGCAATTAAAATTGCCCGTCATTATTGGAAGCTTAAAGGGCAACCGAGTAAGACAAAGGTCATTGCCTTCGAACTTGGTTATCATGGTGTCACGATGGGAGCAACGAGTGCGACAGGAATCCCTGAATTCGGTAATATGACAACTTCTAATGCTCCAGGGTTTCTACATGCTGTACCACATAAAACAAATTGTGAATTGGGAGATAAATCTGACCCAGATTATGGGCGTAGCATAAGAGGAATTATTGAAAAAGAAGGGGCAGAAAACATTGCAGCAGTTATCCTTGAACCGATTCAAGGAGTTGGCGGAATCAAGATCCCACCTGAAGGCTACTTAAAAGCAGTTCGTGATTTATGTGATGCAAATGGAATTCTCATGATGACAGATGAAGTTATTTGTGGATTTGGTCGTACTGGTAAAATGTTCGGAGTTGACCATTGGAACGTTGTACCAGACTTAATGTCAGTTGCTAAGGGAATTACGAGTGGATACATTCAGCTAGGGGCTGTAATGATAAGAGAAGGATTAAGAGATGAGATGGCTGCACTATCAGATAGTGTGTTCTTTCATGGATTTACTTATAGCGGACATCCAACAGCTTGTGCCGTCGCATTAAAAAACCTTGAGATTATTGAAAATGAAGACTTAGTAGGTAACGCGAAACGGATGGGTGATGAGTTACTGAAAGGTCTAAAGTATTTAGAAGAAACTCATAAAATTACTGCTAGAGCAAGAGCAATTGGATTGATGGGTGGAATTGAATTATTAGCAGATCCAGAATCGAATAAACCTTTCGATCCAGGAATGTATGCTGCTCCAGCAGTCGTAGAAGAATGCATGAAACGAAATTTAATCTTACGCCCACTCATTTTTGGAGGTCAAAATGTTGTTGCCATCGCACCACCGTTTACAGTGACAAAACAAGATGTGGAAACAATTATAGAGAAACTCTCAGATTCTATTAAAGCTTACGAAAAACAAATTTTGTAG
- a CDS encoding MFS transporter: protein MQVQTKNVTTPVPQEKTAYRILLIIGFVHLLNDAIQALVPAMFPILVQSMGLTFTQLGLIAFALNLTSSLIQPVVGAYTDRKPSPYALPIGLCFTLVGVLGIAFAPSFWLVMLSVIFIGLGSATFHPEGSRVAYMAAGNRRGFAQSIYQVGGNAGQALAPLITALILVPLGQFGAIWFTFVAVLAIGLLFYIARWYSEQVTITAKAKKTAKSVDKSQSKVHRKVILSAISLLIFLVFARSWFHAGMTNYYAFYLIEQYNLTISQVQVYLFIFLAAGAFGTFAGGPLADRFGKRNIIMLSMLGSAPLALLLPHVGPVLAYPLIAIIGFIILSSFSVSVVYAQVLVPGKIGTVSGLIVGLAFGMGAVGSIALGILADTIGLSNTILFTVALPLLGIVTFFLPSDKWISDNIS from the coding sequence ATGCAAGTTCAAACAAAAAACGTTACAACGCCGGTACCACAAGAAAAAACAGCATATCGAATTTTACTTATCATAGGTTTTGTCCATCTATTAAATGATGCAATTCAAGCTCTCGTACCTGCAATGTTTCCTATTCTCGTACAATCAATGGGATTAACCTTTACACAACTTGGACTAATTGCATTCGCACTAAACTTAACTTCCTCCCTCATTCAGCCAGTCGTTGGAGCATATACCGATAGAAAACCATCACCGTATGCACTTCCAATAGGACTTTGTTTTACGTTGGTTGGTGTACTTGGAATAGCCTTTGCTCCATCTTTTTGGTTAGTAATGTTATCCGTTATTTTTATCGGCCTTGGCTCTGCTACCTTCCACCCAGAAGGTTCACGAGTAGCTTATATGGCAGCTGGAAATCGCCGTGGCTTTGCTCAATCAATCTATCAAGTTGGTGGAAATGCCGGCCAAGCACTAGCTCCGTTAATTACCGCTTTGATACTCGTTCCACTTGGACAGTTCGGAGCGATATGGTTTACCTTTGTGGCAGTACTTGCCATTGGTCTTTTATTTTATATCGCTAGATGGTATTCAGAACAAGTGACGATTACAGCAAAAGCGAAAAAAACAGCTAAATCAGTAGATAAAAGCCAATCAAAAGTTCATCGCAAAGTAATTCTTTCGGCTATTAGCTTGTTAATTTTTCTAGTCTTTGCACGTTCATGGTTCCATGCTGGAATGACAAACTACTATGCTTTTTATTTAATTGAGCAATACAATCTAACGATTAGTCAGGTACAAGTATATCTATTTATTTTCTTAGCAGCAGGTGCTTTTGGAACATTTGCCGGTGGACCTCTTGCTGACAGATTTGGAAAAAGAAACATCATTATGCTTTCAATGCTTGGTTCTGCCCCGTTAGCATTGTTGCTACCGCATGTAGGTCCAGTACTTGCCTACCCTTTAATTGCTATTATCGGCTTTATTATATTATCTAGCTTTTCCGTTTCTGTTGTCTATGCCCAAGTTCTCGTACCAGGAAAAATTGGTACCGTCTCTGGTTTAATTGTCGGTCTCGCCTTTGGTATGGGAGCAGTAGGATCAATAGCACTTGGAATATTAGCAGATACAATTGGTTTAAGTAATACAATTCTATTTACTGTCGCTCTCCCATTACTAGGAATTGTGACGTTCTTTTTACCATCAGATAAATGGATTTCTGACAATATTTCGTAG
- a CDS encoding YjcZ family sporulation protein — translation MSGYGHTGGFALVVVLFILLIIIGASYVGYGY, via the coding sequence ATGTCAGGTTACGGACACACTGGTGGTTTCGCGCTAGTAGTAGTATTGTTCATCTTATTAATCATCATCGGAGCTTCTTACGTTGGTTATGGTTACTAA
- a CDS encoding acyltransferase family protein: MENKHVNEISFLRGIACLSIVFLHSIVWGVDNIGYLSNLSTDTQTILDAVTILLYYGTPTFIFITAFIFGYNYKDKETISFDFIRKRVKFILIPYICMGLFYSLPFVLISAEQFITTTFLNIFIGDFHAYFVLIIFQFYLLFVIGKRMLDRFSPLKVIVVSLVINVLYLSIFNFTEPINIPFSTYIWERYYWVPFPGWIFYFTVAYYIGANYKVFTQYLTKFKYFVMSAPIVTGLLLMSLYYSEIITIHSSKRIDILLYTISIIGFALYFSRKMNRIPTLFLTINKYSYGIYLLHTFYLAVIILLFNLYSFNFGLLTIFVLFVFSIMSSILTIYVLNKFSFGKYIVGKVDVTPLELSSISSKLRMKINSYFVNFKS, translated from the coding sequence ATGGAGAACAAGCATGTGAATGAAATATCCTTTCTAAGGGGCATCGCATGTCTTAGTATCGTATTTCTTCACTCAATAGTTTGGGGTGTTGATAATATTGGCTATTTATCAAACCTCTCTACCGATACACAAACTATATTAGATGCCGTTACTATATTACTCTATTATGGGACACCTACTTTTATCTTTATAACTGCCTTCATTTTCGGTTATAACTATAAAGATAAAGAGACAATTTCTTTTGATTTTATTAGAAAAAGAGTTAAATTTATTCTAATCCCTTATATTTGTATGGGGCTCTTTTATTCCTTACCTTTTGTGTTGATATCAGCAGAACAATTTATAACAACGACTTTTTTAAATATTTTTATAGGTGACTTCCACGCCTACTTCGTTTTAATCATCTTTCAATTTTATTTACTGTTTGTTATCGGGAAAAGGATGTTAGACCGCTTTTCACCGCTAAAAGTTATAGTAGTTTCATTAGTTATAAATGTACTCTATTTATCTATTTTTAATTTTACCGAACCAATAAATATCCCGTTTAGTACGTATATTTGGGAACGATATTATTGGGTGCCTTTCCCTGGATGGATCTTTTACTTCACTGTCGCATATTATATTGGGGCAAATTACAAAGTATTTACTCAATACCTGACTAAATTTAAGTATTTTGTTATGTCTGCCCCAATAGTTACTGGACTTCTTCTCATGTCTTTATATTATAGTGAAATTATTACCATCCATAGTTCAAAGAGAATTGATATTTTACTCTACACGATCAGTATCATTGGATTTGCCCTTTATTTTTCAAGAAAAATGAATAGAATTCCTACATTGTTCTTAACAATCAATAAGTATTCCTATGGGATTTACTTACTGCATACTTTTTATCTAGCAGTAATTATTCTTTTATTTAACTTGTACTCCTTTAACTTTGGACTACTAACGATTTTCGTATTGTTTGTCTTTAGTATAATGAGCTCGATACTGACGATTTATGTTTTAAATAAATTCTCATTCGGAAAGTATATTGTAGGGAAGGTTGATGTAACACCGTTAGAATTATCATCAATTTCATCTAAACTCCGAATGAAAATTAATTCTTATTTTGTTAATTTTAAAAGTTAG